In Chryseobacterium viscerum, one DNA window encodes the following:
- a CDS encoding phage tail protein: MKNLFFACTLLICGAFAPALKAQASEPFLGQIAFVPYNFAPKYWAECNGQILSIAQNQALFSLLGTTYGGNGTTTFALPDMRGRVLVHNGQAPGGPTTYTMGETGGTESVTLLITQMPAHNHTVNAVTAEGNQNSPTNNLPADTKILDKEYSDTAANTTMKSTMVGNTGGNQPHENRPPFITLKCIIALAGVFPSQN, from the coding sequence ATGAAAAATTTATTTTTTGCATGTACACTGCTGATCTGCGGTGCATTTGCCCCTGCCTTAAAAGCTCAGGCATCAGAACCATTTTTAGGGCAAATAGCCTTTGTACCTTATAATTTTGCTCCAAAGTACTGGGCAGAATGTAATGGGCAGATCCTGTCTATCGCTCAAAATCAAGCACTTTTTTCATTGTTAGGAACTACCTATGGAGGAAATGGAACCACCACATTTGCTTTACCTGATATGAGGGGAAGAGTACTTGTTCATAACGGACAGGCTCCGGGAGGGCCTACAACGTATACCATGGGAGAAACCGGCGGAACAGAAAGTGTTACATTATTGATAACACAAATGCCAGCTCACAATCATACTGTAAATGCTGTAACCGCGGAAGGAAATCAAAATTCACCCACAAATAATCTTCCGGCAGATACCAAAATTCTTGATAAAGAATATTCTGATACAGCCGCCAATACTACGATGAAAAGTACAATGGTAGGAAACACAGGAGGAAACCAGCCTCATGAAAACAGACCTCCTTTTATTACCCTAAAATGCATCATTGCATTAGCAGGAGTCTTTCCATCACAAAACTAA
- a CDS encoding T9SS type A sorting domain-containing protein, with product MKILYLLCLIAGSTAFAQTITFNGCPNLFDSPPNTYVFNKTGVDAFSKNIYMTTPIDGGQDCSGLGTCEFKIQWNNALTRWEFLGDEGNGTFTTPSLLYYNSTGNNSVPIPPGNSIGTWVENTAITNGQCGGNLTTANSTMTGDVQTTTLGTSDLSKNKIQIFPNPVTDFIRISGIDDGLSIQVYNIDGRLVKSEMFDSKIDVSQLIPGGYILKINTRNFQTHQFKFVKK from the coding sequence ATGAAAATTCTTTACTTATTATGTCTGATAGCAGGAAGCACAGCTTTTGCACAGACTATAACGTTTAATGGATGCCCTAATCTGTTTGATAGCCCTCCTAATACTTATGTCTTTAACAAAACAGGAGTAGATGCCTTTAGTAAGAATATTTATATGACCACTCCTATTGATGGCGGGCAAGATTGTAGTGGATTAGGTACCTGCGAATTTAAAATTCAATGGAACAATGCTCTTACAAGATGGGAGTTTCTTGGTGATGAAGGAAACGGAACCTTTACCACTCCCTCTTTGCTTTATTATAACTCAACAGGAAATAATTCCGTGCCAATACCCCCAGGAAACAGCATAGGAACCTGGGTTGAAAATACAGCAATTACTAACGGACAATGTGGCGGAAATCTTACTACAGCAAATTCTACCATGACGGGTGACGTACAGACCACAACATTGGGAACTTCAGATCTTTCTAAAAATAAAATTCAGATCTTCCCTAATCCTGTGACCGATTTCATTAGAATTTCCGGCATTGATGACGGATTATCCATCCAAGTTTATAATATTGACGGACGACTTGTAAAATCGGAAATGTTTGATTCAAAAATTGATGTCTCACAACTTATTCCAGGTGGTTATATATTAAAAATAAATACTAGGAATTTCCAAACTCATCAATTTAAATTCGTAAAAAAATAA
- a CDS encoding serine hydrolase domain-containing protein: protein MIKNLAFLALFCFLFSCTTTEAPKASPVDKKAIVDSTIAAFQKTLLEQQIDSTFKKYHFNGSIAVFKDTIPLYRRENGFSDFKRKTKIDSNTIFAIGSVSKQFTAVMILLQMEQGKLNVTDKVSKYLKEFQVKEYENITIHQLLNHTSGLNMVGGKLMFRSGSDFFYSNDGFNTLGKIVEKVSGKSYAENVQELFKKAGMKHSSTGDTFKGNNFASAYLGTPVKFQEVPNMPKRLGGQEIGTPAGGILSTIQDLHSWNNALYGGKILKPETLKLFMAKSAERRHAIFGKMGYAYGIMLNIGQPNSYFHSGYIKGSPSLNIYYPDTKTSVIILSNIADEEKGKGVIFRPHIEVKKITDHLENTLTQLRSQR, encoded by the coding sequence GTGATCAAAAATTTAGCATTCCTGGCCCTATTCTGCTTTTTATTTTCCTGTACAACTACTGAAGCACCCAAAGCCTCTCCCGTTGATAAAAAAGCAATTGTTGATTCTACCATTGCCGCTTTTCAGAAAACACTTTTAGAACAACAGATTGATTCTACTTTCAAGAAGTATCATTTCAATGGAAGCATTGCCGTTTTTAAAGACACCATTCCTCTTTACAGAAGAGAAAACGGTTTTTCTGACTTTAAGAGAAAAACCAAAATTGACAGCAATACCATTTTTGCCATAGGATCTGTGAGCAAGCAATTCACAGCGGTTATGATCCTACTTCAGATGGAGCAAGGAAAGCTGAATGTAACAGATAAAGTTTCAAAATACCTGAAGGAGTTTCAGGTTAAAGAATATGAAAATATAACAATTCATCAGCTGCTAAACCATACTTCAGGTTTGAATATGGTGGGAGGAAAGCTGATGTTCAGGAGCGGTTCCGACTTTTTCTACTCCAACGACGGATTCAATACTCTTGGAAAGATTGTGGAAAAAGTTTCCGGAAAGTCATATGCTGAAAATGTTCAGGAACTCTTTAAAAAAGCGGGAATGAAACATTCTTCAACAGGAGATACTTTTAAGGGAAATAATTTTGCCAGTGCCTATCTTGGTACGCCTGTTAAATTTCAGGAAGTTCCCAATATGCCTAAAAGATTAGGCGGGCAGGAAATCGGAACTCCTGCTGGAGGGATATTATCTACCATTCAGGATCTTCATTCATGGAACAACGCTTTGTACGGCGGAAAAATTTTAAAGCCTGAAACCTTAAAACTATTTATGGCAAAAAGCGCAGAAAGGCGTCATGCAATCTTTGGAAAGATGGGTTATGCTTACGGCATCATGCTTAACATTGGCCAGCCCAACTCTTATTTCCATAGCGGTTATATAAAAGGTTCTCCTTCATTAAACATCTATTATCCGGACACCAAAACTTCCGTGATCATCTTGTCTAATATTGCCGATGAAGAAAAAGGAAAAGGAGTAATCTTCAGACCTCATATTGAAGTAAAAAAGATTACAGATCATCTTGAAAATACCCTTACACAGCTCAGATCACAACGTTAA
- a CDS encoding DUF4407 domain-containing protein, whose amino-acid sequence MKTNQQTINQGTHKINWFQKFLMVCSGGNIHILRKTPSEWNKFSGIGGIVLFTAVFATLSAGYAMYTVFDNIWAAIGFGILWGLMIFNLDRYIVSSIKKTGTWWNQILMAIPRLILATFLGIIISKPLELKIFEKEVNKQLNTIIQRNKKQLQGEMNGRILQQSGPFETEKQQISEKIAQYQKAYDSASVELEKEILGKQSGLTSGKEGYGPNAKRKKELKEQRRQDLENYQKQASPRLEYLDKEISKVYTNLETERKSTETFEDKFNGFAARLQALDELGKNSAIIGLAAAFIMGLFICLEISPVLVKLISHIGPYDYLLEKTENDFRLYSKEKIEKGNALTDFRIEDFKDNLKN is encoded by the coding sequence ATGAAAACAAACCAACAAACTATAAATCAAGGGACTCATAAAATAAACTGGTTCCAAAAGTTCCTGATGGTATGCTCCGGCGGGAACATCCATATCTTAAGAAAGACCCCGAGTGAGTGGAATAAATTTTCGGGGATTGGAGGTATCGTGCTTTTCACGGCAGTATTTGCTACTTTATCTGCAGGCTATGCCATGTATACCGTATTCGATAATATCTGGGCTGCCATTGGATTTGGAATTCTTTGGGGGCTGATGATCTTTAATCTTGACCGTTATATCGTTTCTTCCATTAAAAAAACAGGTACCTGGTGGAATCAGATTCTGATGGCCATTCCCCGTCTTATCCTTGCCACATTTTTAGGAATTATTATTTCGAAACCATTAGAGCTTAAAATTTTTGAGAAAGAGGTAAACAAACAGTTGAATACAATCATTCAAAGAAATAAAAAACAGCTTCAGGGAGAAATGAACGGAAGAATTCTTCAACAGAGCGGGCCTTTTGAAACAGAAAAACAACAAATTTCAGAAAAGATAGCACAGTATCAGAAAGCCTATGATTCAGCTTCAGTAGAACTTGAAAAAGAAATTCTGGGAAAACAATCAGGTCTAACCAGTGGAAAAGAAGGCTACGGACCGAATGCAAAGCGTAAAAAGGAATTGAAAGAGCAACGCAGACAAGATCTTGAGAACTATCAAAAACAAGCTTCTCCAAGACTGGAATATCTGGATAAAGAAATTTCCAAAGTATATACGAATCTGGAAACCGAAAGAAAATCTACAGAGACTTTTGAAGATAAATTTAACGGGTTTGCGGCAAGGCTTCAGGCATTGGATGAACTGGGCAAAAATTCAGCTATTATAGGACTGGCAGCAGCTTTTATTATGGGACTGTTTATATGTCTTGAAATTTCCCCGGTCCTGGTAAAATTAATTTCTCATATAGGGCCTTACGATTATCTTTTAGAAAAAACAGAAAATGATTTCAGGTTGTATTCCAAAGAGAAAATTGAAAAAGGAAATGCTCTGACAGATTTTAGGATTGAAGATTTTAAGGATAATTTGAAAAATTAA
- the ruvC gene encoding crossover junction endodeoxyribonuclease RuvC yields MISEKIILGIDPGTTVMGFGIISVKKGKMEMVSIHELILKKYPNHETKLKYIFERTLSLIDEFHPDEVALEAPFFGKNVQSMLKLGRAQGVAMAASLYRNIPITEYSPKKIKMAITGNGNASKEQVAGMLQNLLNLKEFPTKYLDASDGLAVAVCHHFNSGTIADTKSYSGWESFLKQNPDRLK; encoded by the coding sequence ATGATTTCAGAGAAAATAATTTTAGGTATTGACCCCGGAACAACTGTCATGGGATTTGGTATTATCTCCGTAAAAAAAGGAAAAATGGAGATGGTTTCTATTCATGAACTCATCTTAAAAAAATACCCTAATCACGAAACCAAGCTCAAATATATTTTTGAAAGAACGCTGTCTCTTATCGACGAGTTTCATCCTGATGAAGTAGCTCTTGAAGCTCCTTTCTTTGGAAAAAATGTACAGAGTATGCTTAAACTTGGCCGTGCACAGGGAGTAGCCATGGCTGCCAGCCTTTACAGAAATATCCCGATCACAGAATATTCTCCGAAAAAAATCAAAATGGCCATCACCGGAAACGGAAATGCCAGTAAAGAACAGGTAGCGGGTATGCTTCAGAATCTTCTTAATTTAAAGGAGTTCCCTACCAAATATCTGGATGCCTCCGACGGACTTGCCGTTGCTGTATGCCATCATTTCAATTCCGGAACCATAGCAGATACCAAATCATATTCCGGATGGGAAAGCTTTCTGAAGCAGAATCCGGATAGACTGAAATAA
- a CDS encoding pyridoxal phosphate-dependent decarboxylase family protein gives MNEHLKNDSANIGYLLNIIKEQGTDYLNSIEERLTSVINNTVSEKQELPESGFGTEEVLRIFNEKFEPIMVGSGGPRYWGFVTGGATPASVAGDWLATVYDQNPQSVSEQGDASAKIEMETIQLLLKLLQLPESFLGGFVSGATMSNFTCLAVGRQWLGKEQGRDIAKEGVSGTVKILTATPHSSSIKSLSLLGLGSSNIIKIKTEEGNREAIHIKDLEENILKLDGEPFILISSGGTVNTVDFDDFKAISRLKEKYNFWWHIDAAFGGFAACSETHQNLVEGWEYADSITVDCHKWLNVPYESAVFLIKDQYKILQVETFQNSNAPYLGDPLENFSYLNFLPENSRRLKALPAWFSLMAYGKKGYQEIVDKNIGWAKQLGQLIENSDNFKLLAPVRLNTVCFTLKEDAKQDEVGRFLEKLNDTGKVFMTPTFYNQHKGIRAAFVNWMTSEKDIRQVFDLMNEIITEIK, from the coding sequence ATGAATGAACACTTGAAAAATGATTCAGCAAACATCGGATATCTGCTGAATATCATTAAAGAACAGGGAACGGATTACCTGAACTCTATTGAAGAAAGATTAACCTCAGTAATCAATAATACGGTATCGGAAAAACAGGAACTTCCGGAATCAGGATTCGGGACAGAAGAAGTTTTAAGGATTTTTAATGAAAAATTTGAACCGATCATGGTGGGATCCGGGGGACCGAGATATTGGGGATTTGTGACGGGAGGGGCTACTCCGGCATCTGTAGCTGGTGACTGGCTGGCTACGGTTTATGATCAGAATCCCCAGTCTGTATCAGAGCAGGGAGATGCTTCCGCAAAAATAGAGATGGAAACCATACAGCTTTTACTGAAACTTCTTCAGCTTCCGGAAAGCTTTCTGGGAGGTTTTGTATCGGGAGCAACGATGTCTAATTTTACCTGTTTGGCTGTGGGGCGTCAATGGCTGGGGAAAGAGCAGGGAAGAGATATTGCGAAGGAAGGTGTATCCGGAACGGTAAAGATATTGACAGCCACACCTCACTCGTCTTCTATAAAATCATTGTCACTCCTGGGTCTTGGCAGCAGTAATATCATTAAGATTAAAACGGAAGAAGGAAACCGGGAAGCCATTCATATCAAGGATCTGGAAGAAAATATCCTGAAGCTTGACGGTGAACCATTTATTCTGATTTCAAGTGGAGGAACAGTAAATACAGTGGATTTTGATGATTTTAAAGCGATCAGCAGATTAAAAGAAAAATATAATTTCTGGTGGCACATCGATGCTGCTTTTGGTGGTTTTGCAGCTTGTTCGGAAACCCATCAAAATCTTGTGGAAGGCTGGGAATATGCAGACAGTATCACGGTGGATTGCCACAAATGGCTGAACGTACCTTATGAAAGTGCCGTGTTTCTTATTAAAGATCAATATAAAATTTTACAGGTAGAAACCTTTCAAAACTCAAATGCTCCTTATCTGGGAGATCCATTGGAGAATTTCAGCTATTTAAATTTTCTTCCGGAAAACTCAAGAAGATTAAAGGCGCTTCCTGCATGGTTCTCTCTTATGGCTTATGGTAAAAAGGGATATCAGGAGATTGTAGATAAGAATATAGGATGGGCAAAACAGTTGGGACAGCTGATTGAAAACAGCGATAATTTTAAACTGCTGGCTCCGGTAAGATTAAATACGGTTTGTTTTACATTGAAAGAGGATGCAAAGCAGGATGAGGTAGGGAGATTTCTTGAAAAGCTAAATGATACAGGAAAGGTTTTTATGACACCTACTTTTTATAATCAGCATAAAGGAATAAGAGCTGCCTTTGTAAACTGGATGACCAGTGAAAAAGATATCAGGCAGGTATTTGATCTCATGAATGAAATCATTACTGAAATAAAATAA
- a CDS encoding 2'-5' RNA ligase family protein encodes MKKMYFIAIYPSQEIIEEIKVFKRDLAIHFANSKALKNEAHITLFPPFSREIELEDDIHIAFQKINTEITPFEVELDGFGSFPNPKNPVLYIQPKENIHLTELYHRVKEYFNFAQYSFSPHVTVGFRDLTWENYLKAWEKYETKQYKTKFLVDKIMLLRHDGQWVPIADKKLEK; translated from the coding sequence ATGAAAAAAATGTACTTCATAGCCATTTACCCTTCTCAGGAGATTATTGAAGAAATAAAAGTCTTTAAAAGAGATCTGGCTATTCATTTTGCCAATTCCAAGGCTTTGAAAAATGAAGCCCATATTACACTATTTCCTCCCTTTTCAAGAGAAATTGAACTGGAGGATGATATTCATATTGCTTTTCAGAAGATCAATACGGAAATTACACCTTTTGAAGTAGAGCTGGATGGCTTTGGAAGCTTTCCTAATCCTAAAAACCCTGTACTTTATATTCAGCCAAAAGAAAATATTCATTTAACTGAGCTTTATCATAGAGTAAAAGAGTACTTTAATTTTGCACAGTATTCTTTTAGTCCTCATGTGACTGTAGGATTCAGAGATCTGACCTGGGAAAATTATCTTAAAGCCTGGGAAAAATATGAAACGAAGCAATACAAAACTAAATTCTTAGTTGATAAAATAATGCTTCTTCGCCACGATGGACAATGGGTACCTATAGCAGATAAAAAGCTGGAAAAATAA
- a CDS encoding M64 family metallopeptidase has product MKKVLLPLLIGSSCFAQTFDTVPLLQNGDNSKRIIIAVLGDGFTAAQQAAFTTSAQNTVNYLFTKSPYTEYKNYFNAYAVKVISTESGVKHPGTATDVTEPVIPVSNPNNYLGSTFDVGVHRCIYSNTTNKVGQVLAANIPDYDITYVLGNSTEYGGCGGTYAFASLNGSSNEIVVHELGHSFGKLADEYWFSGSLESANKTQNSNPATIKWKNWVGLNGVGVYAHAESPSWFRPHQSCEMRYLNQQFCSVCKEAIIEKIHGLVSPIDSYTPANNTTVDATSNVTFTANEILPNPNTLVNTWSLNGTTLGSTGSSVTITPAQLNNGNNTLTLSVVDDNPLLKVDNHSTLHVTTVSWTLSKSTLKLSEVKAEERRFSVYPNPTEGEFYIKGKQDFSKDVKVEIYDTSGKLIPSRFEFKDAGLRIDIKNYPSGTYLLNVKENKNLILSQKIIKE; this is encoded by the coding sequence ATGAAAAAAGTTTTATTACCCCTTTTGATTGGAAGCAGCTGTTTTGCCCAGACATTTGATACGGTTCCGCTTTTACAGAACGGAGACAATAGTAAAAGGATTATTATTGCTGTTTTAGGAGACGGATTTACCGCCGCACAGCAAGCTGCTTTTACAACTTCAGCTCAGAATACCGTTAATTATCTTTTTACCAAAAGCCCTTATACAGAATATAAAAATTACTTTAATGCTTATGCTGTAAAAGTAATTTCTACAGAATCGGGAGTGAAGCACCCCGGGACAGCAACAGATGTTACTGAACCAGTAATCCCTGTTTCCAATCCTAATAATTACCTGGGCTCCACTTTCGATGTAGGAGTTCACAGATGTATATACAGTAACACAACTAATAAGGTGGGGCAGGTGTTGGCAGCCAATATCCCTGATTATGATATTACCTATGTATTGGGCAATTCTACAGAATATGGAGGTTGTGGAGGAACTTATGCCTTTGCCTCATTAAATGGTTCCTCGAATGAAATTGTGGTGCATGAGCTGGGACATTCCTTTGGAAAGTTAGCTGATGAATATTGGTTTTCAGGTTCACTGGAATCTGCCAATAAAACCCAAAACTCTAATCCTGCAACTATCAAATGGAAAAATTGGGTAGGATTAAATGGAGTAGGAGTATATGCCCATGCTGAAAGTCCTAGTTGGTTCCGCCCGCATCAGAGTTGTGAGATGAGGTATCTTAACCAACAGTTCTGCTCAGTATGTAAAGAGGCAATTATTGAAAAAATTCATGGTTTAGTGTCTCCTATAGATTCCTATACACCAGCAAACAACACTACAGTAGATGCTACGTCTAATGTCACTTTTACAGCTAATGAAATTCTTCCCAATCCTAATACGTTAGTCAATACCTGGAGCTTAAATGGGACAACACTTGGATCAACAGGAAGTAGTGTTACCATTACTCCTGCGCAACTGAATAATGGAAATAATACACTAACATTGTCTGTAGTAGATGATAATCCGCTTTTAAAAGTTGATAACCACAGTACTCTGCATGTTACTACTGTTTCCTGGACTCTAAGTAAATCTACCCTTAAACTTTCAGAAGTAAAAGCTGAAGAAAGACGCTTCAGTGTTTACCCGAATCCTACAGAAGGAGAATTTTATATTAAAGGGAAACAGGATTTTTCAAAAGATGTAAAAGTAGAGATCTATGATACTTCAGGAAAACTGATTCCTTCAAGATTTGAATTCAAAGATGCCGGACTCAGAATTGATATTAAAAACTATCCGTCAGGCACCTATCTGCTGAATGTAAAAGAAAACAAAAACCTGATTCTTTCTCAGAAGATCATCAAAGAATAA
- a CDS encoding PadR family transcriptional regulator — protein MKKNSLYKGTLQNIILKLLSKEIKMYGYQITQRAKELTEGELEMTEGALYPLLHKLESDGMIISEIQKINGRDRKYYLLTEKGKKQQAEKETEMKSYLLNLQAIFNI, from the coding sequence ATGAAAAAGAATAGTCTTTATAAAGGTACCCTGCAGAATATTATTTTGAAGCTTCTTTCAAAAGAAATTAAAATGTACGGGTATCAGATTACTCAAAGGGCAAAAGAGCTTACAGAAGGTGAGCTTGAAATGACGGAAGGAGCACTTTATCCATTACTGCATAAACTGGAGAGCGACGGAATGATTATTTCTGAAATTCAGAAGATCAACGGAAGAGACCGTAAATATTATCTGCTGACTGAAAAAGGAAAAAAACAACAGGCAGAAAAAGAGACTGAGATGAAAAGTTACTTGTTAAATCTACAGGCGATATTCAATATATGA